From Salvelinus sp. IW2-2015 linkage group LG18, ASM291031v2, whole genome shotgun sequence, a single genomic window includes:
- the LOC111978309 gene encoding histone-lysine N-methyltransferase PRDM9-like — MSDEVIIVEWAETGASEEGCQAQLITDKASAVLPDSLVQNILVNTVVQGQEEDHPLLDDNGNDLYCEECHASYKDQCDIQGGLSFMLDSPTPVGLPQRALLTLPHGLVVGRSSIPGAGLGVLNQGAIVAPGMHFGPCEGEVTTRDSAVTSDYSWEVWNSKGESEYIDSARDTHSNWMRYVNCARNVEEGNLIALQYRGIVFFHCCRSILPGDELLFWPGGRFIDRFRDPSDQIWLRKSTPSEVNTNLSSQVFLCCQCQLSFTTETYIQRHKEQLHPLDLSPASALSELENHLSNSNMNPDPMSSSVRELGYRCPQRPKSFKQKGHVQRTMRAVHSNVRPYCCPQCRKCFAQGYDLASHQLRVHPRKKKPGVVEVRGEEVRGESSLPPPSDSAWEPEPPSNDQPTETQTGRASSQRLRNLRVKSTRNSKAKTKANTLKQRETSTKKRFHSDPNPDALDMEVERREAVGEAQYSCIDCQETFGNPESLKVHQCIRVVVGPPPYSCSTCRVTFKRYTTLKKHKVNKHPKENMLYCCTHCGRFFSQAAGLQHHLDAEVCKDIQLSTKAVPCSYCQFSFTEERYLRKHVKRHHPDEHVSQATGLGSGLIQSEQKAGDAGEVHLCLQCGKSYEHVQSFKAHRCFQSDAAKLHLCNDCGKGFSCFYSLKQHQRIHTGEKPYRCSYCEKCFSHSGHLNVHVRIHTGEKSFLCTECGESFRQSGDLKRHERKHTGVKPCTCPECGKSFSRPQSLKAHLMLHNGERQYKCDQCGKSFSRNYHLTRHHEKTHS, encoded by the exons ATGTCTGATGAAGTGATCATCGTGGAGTGGGCAGAGACTGGTGCATCAGAAGAGGGATGTCAAGCCCAACTCATTACAGACAAAGCCTCTGCAG TGTTGCCCGACAGCCTGGTCCAGAATATATTGGTGAACACTGTGGTACAAGGCCAAGAGGAGGATCATCCACTACTAGATGACAACGGCAATGACCTCT attgtgAGGAGTGTCATGCCTCCTACAAAGACCAGTGTGATATCCAAGGTGGTCTGTCCTTCATGCTGGACTCTCCCACACCAGTGGGCTTACCCCAGAGGGCCCTCCTCACCCTACCCCATGGGCTGGTGGTGGGCAGGTCCAGTATCCCTGGGGCAGGCCTGGGGGTTCTAAACCAAGGAGCAATTGTGGCCCCGGGAATGCACTTTGGCCCCTGTGAGGGGGAGGTGACTACCAGGGACAGCGCAGTAACAAGTGACTACTCCTGGGAG GTCTGGAACAGTAAGGGTGAATCTGAGTACATTGATTCTGCAAGAGACACTCATTCCAACTGGATGAG GTATGTTAACTGTGCTCGTAATGTAGAGGAGGGTAATCTCATAGCACTCCAGTACAGGGGGATTGTTTTCTTCCACTGCTGCCGCTCTATCCTCCCAGGAGATGAGCTCCTGTTTTGGCCTGGGGGGCGATTCATCGACAGGTTTAGGGACCCCTCTGACCAAATCTGGCTCCGAAAGAGCACCCCTTCAG AGGTTAATACAAATTTATCGTCTCAGGTTTTCCTCTGCTGTCAGTGCCAGCTTTCTTTCACCACTGAGACCTACATCCAAAGACATAAAGAGCAATTACACCCTCTGGACCTATCACCTGCGTCTGCACTGAGTGAGCTTGAAAATCACCTTTCTAACAGTAACATGAACCCAGACCCTATGTCGTCCTCTGTCCGTGAGTTGGGCTACCGGTGCCCTCAGCGTCCTAAGAGCTTTAAGCAGAAGGGCCACGTCCAGAGAACCATGCGAGCTGTCCACTCCAACGTCAGACCCTACTGCTGCCCCCAGTGCAGGAAGTGTTTCGCTCAGGGGTACGACCTGGCAAGTCACCAGCTACGAGTTCACCCAAGGAAGAAGAAGCCTGGAGTGGTAGAGGTCAGAGGTGAGGAGGTCAGAGGTGAGAGTTCGCTCCCGCCTCCTTCTGACAGCGCCTGGGAACCCGAGCCTCCGTCCAATGATCAACCTACAGAGACCCAGACAGGGAGAGCTTCCTCACAGAGACTGAGGAACCTCAGGGTAAAGTCCACCAGGAACTCTAAGGCCAAAACTAAGGCAAACACACTGAAACAAAGAGAAACCAGTACCAAGAAGAGGTTCCATTCAGATCCCAATCCAGACGCTCTGGAcatggaggtggagaggagagaggctgtagGAGAGGCACAGTACAGCTGCATTGATTGTCAGGAAACCTTCGGCAACCCAGAGTCCCTTAAAGTCCATCAGTGCATCCGGGTCGTGGTGGGGCCACCGCCGTACTCTTGCTCTACATGCAGGGTTACCTTCAAACGGTACACCACCCTGAAGAAGCACAAGGTCAACAAGCATCCAAAGGAAAACATGCTTTATTGCTGCACCCACTGTGGGAGGTTCTTYAGTCAGGCTGCCGGTCTACAGCACCACCTGGATGCAGAGGTATGTAAGGACATCCAGCTGAGCACTAAAGCTGTTCCTTGCTCYTACTGCCAGTTCTCCTTCACCGAGGAGAGGTACCTCCGGAAGCACGTTAAGAGACACCACCCTGATGAGCATGTCTCTCAGGCCACAGGCCTGGGCTCAGGGCTAATTCAGTCGGAGCAGAAGGCTGGAGATGCAGGAGAAGTTCACCTGTGCTTGCAGTGTGGAAAGAGCTACGAGCACGTTCAAAGCTTCAAAGCTCACCGGTGTTTCCAGTCAGACGCAGCCAAACTGCACTTGTGCAATGACTGTGGGAAAGGTTTCTCTTGTTTCTACAGCCTTAAGCAGCATCAGCGGATTCACACGGGAGAGAAGCCATACCGCTGCTCTTACTGTGAGAAGTGTTTTAGCCACTCTGGACATCTGAATGTGCACGTGaggatacacacaggggagaaatcttTCCTGTGTACTGAGTGTGGAGAGAGTTTCCGTCAGTCTGGGGATCTGAAGCGTCATGAGAGAAAACACACTGGGGTGAAACCATGTACCTGTCCTGaatgtgggaaaagcttcagtcGACCTCAGAGTCTGAAAGCTCACCTGATGCTGCACAACGGAGAGAGACAGTACAagtgtgatcagtgtgggaaaaGTTTTTCACGAAATTATCACCTGACGAGACACCATGAAAAGACACACTCATAA